TCTGCTACCAATGACAAACCTGCGCCTGGAAGAAAGACCTCTCCAAAAGCTAGAGGACCTAAGAGGGATGGGGTGCAGAAGAGCTCAAAGTTTGTGAAGGGGCAAGATTTGCAGGGGACAGTGAAAAATATTACTAGGTCCGGCGCCTTCATATCTCTTCCCGAGGGAGAGGAAGGATTCCTCCCCAATTCTGAGGAAGCCTTTGAAGGATTTGGGAATCTTATGGGTGGCTCTACATTAGAAATTGGCCAAGAGGTTGATGTTAGGGTGTTGCGGATTGCAAGAGGACAGGTAACTTTGAccatgaaaaaagaagaagacaatcAAACATCGGACTCTCAGGTCAGTCAAGGGAAAGTTTTTGCTGCAACAAACCCCTTCTTGTTAGCGTTTCGTAAGAACAAAGATATTGCTACATTTTTAGATGAGAGGGAAAACGTAAAGGAAGTGGCTACAAAATCTGTGGTTCAGAAGGTTACAGAAATAGTAGAAGGAATAGTTGATGCAGATCAGACCGTAGCTGATGATTCCACCGAAGTGATAGATGAGGCAATAAGTGATGATAAGGAGGAGGAAAGTCTGCCTTCTATAGTTGACGAAGCAGTTGAAGTTGATGAGCCTGCAAGTTCAGCTGATTCATCTGCTGTGACTCAAGATGACTCGGAAAGCATATTATCTACTCCAGAACACATCGTGGATGATGTAGTTGATGCGGAGGATAAAGAAGCTGAGCAAAGTCCTGAAACAAAGGCTTCTGATGACAACCAATTAGCGATAGAGCAAGCGGCTGATAAGCCTGAAGTGTTAGATGACCCATCATCTGATGCTTTGGTCACTCAAGATGAAGGAGAAAGCACAATATCTCGTTCGGAAAATATTGTGGATAGTGTAACTGATACGACTGAGAAAGAAGCAGGGGGAAGTTCTGAAGTGAAGGCTTCAGAAGACGAGCAACCAGAAGAAGTCCAGGTGGTTGAGGCTGCTCAACCGATCGATGGACCGGAGACTGATGAGAAAGTAATCGCCCCTGATGATGAAACCAACAATTTAGTCTCTTCAGAAAGTCCAGTTAGTGAAGATAGTGTTGTTACGGAGAAAGAAAGTGAGGAAAGccaagaaaatttggaaaatgaaattgtttctgcTTCTTCatctgaaaaagaagaggacaAACCAGAATCTGATTCAAATGGTAGCATCACAAGCTTAGGTAAATTTCAgaattatattgaaattttcaatatgTTACTTTTTAACTACTCAATCATGATGGTGGATATCTACTTTTTGATTTAGCTTCATTCAAACAACTTGAACTGAAAACTGAGAAGCCAGTATAACTATAACTTGTTTGGGCAATTTTTTCTTGGCCTATTGCTAGAATTTGACAGGGTGAGGCATCTTTGGAAATAATAATCTATTTGCAATTAAAATGAATAGTTCATAGAATTTTGAGTTATCACTAACAAGTAATTATTGATGTATGTTATTCAGTAAGCAATCTGAACTACTAGATCATGATTAATTTCCCTCAAGTTGTGTTAGTTCAACATCAAAAGTTCGAATGTTTATTCACTAATTAAACGTTCACTCTTTTAAGTCGTGGACTTGTAACTGGATGAAATTATAATGTTTCTGGATATTCAACTGAGGATCAAATCCAATCTTCTGTAGGTCAATCTAGTGAAGAAGTTGCTGAGAATCCAGTTGATATCGAGGCACCTGCTGAAAACCCTGAAGTTCTCTCCTCTACACCAGTTACAGAAGAAAAGATAGAAGCCTCTCCTGAAGTTGCATCAAAAGGTTGTTTTTGTATcatttggattttctttttctttcttttacattCAGTTATCACTTGGACGTATCATCATATGGAACACACACGGCgcacaagaaaagaaaaaaaaaatctatttggTCAATTTTGGTATGAGTTATGATATGTGAGATAACCACTGATTACTTGGGTAACTGGTAGCACAATCGAATATTTTCACCTGATTTACCATGTTGGTTTTACTTGATATTGATGTTGCTCACCTGCAAATAGCTTTATTTAATTCTTGGAATGTCTGATGTGTTGCAGCTGTGATATCGCCAGCTTTGGTAAAGCAGCTTCGTGATGAAACAGGAGCAGGAATGATGGATTGCAAAAAAGCTTTGGCGGAGAGTGGAGGCGACATTGCTAAAGCTCAAGAGTTCCTGCGAAAGAAAGGTTTAGCAAGTGCAGAAAAGAAAGCTAGTAGAGCCACAGCTGAAGGAAGAATAGGTTCCTACATTCATGATGGTAGGATTGGTGTTTTAATAGAAGTGAACTGTGAAACAGATTTCGTCTCGAGAGGAGATATCTTCAAGGAGTTGGTTGATGATTTGGCCATGCAAGTTGCTGCATGTCCTCAAGTACAATATGTGATGACTGAAGATGTGCCAGAAGAGATGGTgaacaaagaaagagaggTTGAGATGCAGAAGGAAGATCTTTTATCGAAACCCGAGCAGATGAGGTCAAGAATCGTCGAAGGGCGGATAGGGAAGAGACTTGAGGAGTTGGCATTGCTTGAACAACCATACATCAAGAATGATAAGGTGGTGCTGAAGGACTGGGTGAAACAAACTATTGCAACCATTGGAGAAAACATTAAGGTTAAGAGATTTGTGAGATTCAATCTTGGAGAAGGcttggaaaagaaaagccaaGATTTTGCTGCTGAGGTGGCTGCACAGACAGCAGCTAAACCTGCTGTAACTACACCAGTAGAAGAGGAGAAGCCCGGTGTAGACGAAGCAAAAGAAACTGTTCCCAAGTGAGTGGTCTTCTCTTAATTCATCGCTTTCTATGAGCTCTTCTTTCACATTGCATTCTTGTAATGATcgttttgtttccatttttagtTCTTGGAGTAAGGACTTTTTTCATCTGTGCTGTAAGACATTCCATTTGAAGTGATGCTAATGCCAATGCTGTATTGCAGGACTGCAGCTGTTGCCGTTCCCGCAGCCCTTGTTAAAAAACTCCGAGAAGAAACCGGAGCAGGGATGATGGACTGTAAGAAAGCCCTCTCTGAAACTGGTGGGGATCTAGAGAAGGCACAAGAGTACCTGAGAAAGAAAGGCCTCTCGAGCGCTGATAAGAAATCTAGTCGTCTAGCAGCTGAAGGAAGAATCGGATCCTACATTCATGACTCCCGTATTGGTGTTCTAATTGAAGTGAACTGTGAAACTGACTTCGTGGGGAGAAACGAAAGATTCAAAGAGTTGGTCGACGACCTTGCAATGCAGATCGTGGCATGCCCAGAGGTGCAATATGTGTCAATGGAGGACATCCCAGAAAGCATtgtcaaaaaagaaagagagattgaGTTGCAGAGGGAAGACCTTCAGAAAAAACCAGAGAACATTAGGGAGAAAATCGTCGATGGACGGATTTCCAAGAGGCTCGGAGAACTTGTGCTTTTAGAACAACCTTTCATCAAGGATGATAGCATTTTGGTGAAGGATTTGGTAAAGCAAACTGTTGCTTCTCTTGGTGAGAACATAAAAGTTCGACGATTCGTTCGTTTCACCATTGGCGAGACAGTTGCAGATTCGAATGAATGAAGCTAAACAGGGTACCAAGCATGGAGAGTGAAGCTAGACATGGGGCCATTGTAACAGTACAGAAGAATATGAAGCTAAggtaaaactatttttatggAAAGAAACTTGAATattcattttcctctctttttttggTAGGGAAGAGTTGAGTTTACTAAAGCTGCTTTGTAGCATTTTGTTCTGAGAGATGATAAAAGCTTCATTCATATTATTCTCTGTATTTTGACTAATTGATATGAATGATCATATTCATCAATTTCGTATTATGTGAAGAACACTGTTAAAATCTTGGTGATAGCTGATTTGAATACTCTATCCAGAAAGAGGAACACAATTTATGAAGGGTGAGGATACCATTGCCATAGCAAACAAATCATTTACAATACGAAGTAAAGTGTAGTAAAGCAAACAAAGTAAAATGGCAAAGAAGAAGGGGAGGGGCAAACTAAGAAACTCTGAATCGTCCTATTGAAAATCATCTTTGCTAACAAAGAACTTATCTTCATACATCAACTCTCCAATATTTAGAACTCATACACAAAGAACAACaatattcagtaaagattctCTCGCTCGATCTAAAGCCAGCACACATGTTACGTCGATCATTGAGCATCATTTGCTCGAACGTGCCTGATCGATAGCAAATGAGTTCGCTAGTTAAGGTTTCTGCGCTTCTCCATGGCCCTGGGAGctgtaagaaaaagaaagagagaaaggcCAAGCTTTTACAAATGGGGTCACTggagaagattttttttttttctttctttgggcGGGGTTAACTTTTTATTCTGATTCCCcatttttattagatattgCTCAATCCATATCACGAAATAGCATCTCCTTGTAATGGCAATGACTAAAGCATCAGATTATGATAAACTTTGTTAAAAGATCCGATCATAATGGAATTTAAACTaatatgttttgtttgatAGATCTTTTTCTTTAGGGGTGGGGatcaaattttatgaaaatgaaagatgcttaattctaagaaaaagaaaaggctttTGAAGTGGAGAGATAATGATGGTAACTAAGAGAGCACTGAAGAAAGGCCCAAATTCTCAAAGCTTATAAtcatgaagaagatgaaatccCACTATAACTTGTCTGATTTCAATTTGtaagaaacacaaaattaagaaattatttaagtCTATAGCATAGCATACCTAACCCAATAGCCTCTGAGCTCTTCATGATCCTCATCCTCGTGCAAGATTCAGTGAACATCCTATTATGTAACAAGAAAAAGACGAACAAGATAAAGACTTGTTTTAGCAGCCAGTCATTTAGAGATTGAAACAACAAGAATTCAGTTAAGAACTGCCACTGCAATAGAGCTACTTTAATGAACTTACTCCCATGGAACATCACCAACGAGCATCCAGTCGCCATCCTTATCTTCATAGGTGAGTACATATTCAGAGCCATGGAGCAGATCCATCAATCGACTCTCGTTTAATGCGTCCCGATTTGGAATTCCATTGGAGCCACAATGACCTTGATGTAATGAATGGAGCAGTAGCAAAGAGAAAGTCACTAATaattgaacaaacaaaaactagCTACAAAATCTACACATGAGAGAAACTGAGCAACATAAACTAATTCACGTGCACCAGGTGTTCTGTTCTTGACCTTCTAGTAGATTTTGGTTTTAGTTAGAGGAAAGAATTAGACATGTAAAGGGTAGTGATTCAGCAACAATTTAGAACAAATACGAACACGTTCCATACATGTCAAATCTAAAACATCCGCAATTCTGGAAGTGCTTGCCAATAAACTATGGAAGGTGTAATTAAGATTACGAAATCAGGCAAGATGTGTAAGAGTGGCCATAAAAGAACATACCAATTGTGAAGCTGCTGAACATTTTCCCGAGGGCTGATGAGAGGTCCAAATAGCTTCCATAGGTTTTCAGATCAACCTTCCTGAGGTATGGTGCGCCATCCATACTTACCTTCACATAAAGGCAACCCGATCCCATCTTACCGTCTGCATCATCTGAATTTTTAGGGGGCTGCGTTGCCATTGAATTCTTCCGGAAAGAACGAATGGGTGGCCATCCTACAACTTGTGCCCTGTAAAGACATGATAAAGAACATTTAGTATCTTGTAATCCAACATATATAACTGTTTTCCAGGTGGGGAAATTTAAAAGGAGATCTGCAtgtaaaaacattaaaattctAATGAAACGGCCACAGAAATCTGTTCAAATTAATTCCTAATCTAAACATGGTGGATGAAGGGTCATAGAGAAAGTAAGGACTACAGCTACATGATTGAATCCCAACCCAAAATTCTGATTTAAATCGGAGAAGAAGCTAGAAAGAACGTTAAAGGGAATGCAGGGAAAGAAACTAATGTTGAACAGGGCGAGTTCCAAAGCAGAGTTTAGTGGggagggaaaaagaaatggaagaaggcATACTTGGCTGCAGGGGGAGAAAGCTGCGGCTTTTCCTCGAGCAGTGGCTTTGGCAACGTAGACATACCATCTTTAGCACCAGAAACAGGCGAAGCAGGTGGTTGAGTCTTATTCTCAGTAACGACTCTGGGAGAAAACAAGCCCCCAGTTTTGGTGGAATCAGGTTCAGATCCGGCAGAGGCAGGCAGAACCCACTTGGAAGAAGCTCTATCAATGGCTACAGAGAAACCCCTCTTGGCCCCGGAAACAGAGGTCTTGTGAGGGTATCCATTAGTGTCGTCGAGGCCATCATCCCTGAGCGGTGAGTCGGACCCAGGCAGGCCCAGCCTGAGCTCAGTGGCCTTAAGGTTCAACCCAGGATTGTTGCGTGTGTCGGAGGACATTTCAGAGGTTTCCAGGGAAGGAACAGAGTCTGTTAAGCCTATGTAATCATGTTCTAAGGGTATAGACATCAGAAACAGTTGAAAGCTCAAGATAAATACACAAAAAGCATGGAAAAACccagaagaagagaaaattaaatggagTTTAGGAAGAGAAGgttgttgaagattgttgaaCACCGTTGGTTTGTGTCGTTGTTTGAAGTGTGAAAGGTAGTGTGAGTGTGAGGAAGAggagaaatggaaagaaaaagagaagagggaattattaaataaagaaagaaagaacgaaAGAAGCAGAGAGGAGTGGGGGGATGGAACTTgatttagtttaaataaactaaataaaaaatttgtgtgCTGCTTCTTTTCAggatttgttttgattttataattcaatctACCTTTTTGTGGGCAGCCACCCCGACAAGTCacacaaaccctaaaccctccacctttttctctaattaattaagtaagTAAGTAAGTAATtgcccttctttctttctttctttcttcctatATAATTTTTCAGAAAAACAAGGCTAACCTGCGCAGAGCGACAGCATCAAAACAGTAGAGTGAAAATTGAAAGCAGCGTAACACGGGAATGCGGAAAGGGAAAGGTCGGGGGCAGAGGCAGTCTGTAGGAACTCGCCAGATTTTGAAGTCCGTTGCCCTAAACgttgtttttaaaaacaaaaaaacctaagaaacagaaacagaaatgGTGGAAAGTGAGGGAATTTTGAGAAAGCTGACATGAACACACGCTACACCCCCGCCTTCTCATTCTGAATTTCTCagaccaaaaaagaaattgaatccCCACggttagggtttagggttattagggttagggttagggtttagggttacaaactgaaaataaatgtttttggTTGGATGAATCAGAACTCACTCACCTCTCTacgtttcttcttcttcttctccttcttatGAGCCTCTCGTGTTTTTGGTTTGCGATCTCAGAATTCCTTCCGTCGCttttcttccatcttctttccctttcacCGCCTAAACCAACTGTTCCGACTTCATTTCTTCCACTCTTATTACTGTTTAATTATCcattattttatctatttttattattttatgtaattttggTTATAAATTGCCCTCCCAACTTACCTcctattttaaaacatgtgtAATATCCTTTGTAGCTCatcgctagtaaatattgtttatttttatttttatttttgggtgtaataaatatatgatattgatagagagagagaaaaaagggcGGAGGAAAGGGAAGTAATTGGGAAAGGATGGGTTGGTGGGAGACAAAACGGCGTTATGTTTTGAAGTGGACGGCACTCCCTAAACCACCACTATCCCCGTTATCCCTCCCTCCcccaccaaaaaaataaaaaataaaaaaataaaaatgggcCCGGAAAGACAGCATAAGCAAGAAGTGATAATGTCAGGCCATGGAGCAGTGTTTAAATGGCCATGAAAATACATAGACGGAGGCTCACGGGGCCACACCCACACCCACACCCACACCCACACCCACCACACTTTCCGCTCGCTCTTCCCCCCTTGCCTTGAATTGTTGGTGCCCCCTCTAtatatttccctttttttttttatttccaacttaaattctttattcacattaattaattcattaatttaattgacaTGCTTTTtgctctaattttttttataatgattaATATATCTGGGTGGGACCTTCCTTTTGCAAAAAGCCCCCTTGGACTTCATCACTATCCTAATCCAGTCCATTAAATCTTATCCACACATTCAAATAACTGTGGAATCCTAAATAAAATTGaccatatattatttataaataataataaataaataaataaaagatttaagaTATAGTATTTGGTGAAAGTGATTTGTtgaacagtaaaaaaaaacagtgaAATGAAGTGTGGATGTCAATTTCAGAGGTAAAGAGATATAGGTAGTAGGAGACAACATGAATCTTCAAAAATATTGCACTTATCTCCACTTCTTTACAACTTTTATTTACtgtttatttaaatcataCCCACCCCAATGTTACtatatcttaattaataattcatttaattaacaatGTCAC
This sequence is a window from Cucurbita pepo subsp. pepo cultivar mu-cu-16 chromosome LG04, ASM280686v2, whole genome shotgun sequence. Protein-coding genes within it:
- the LOC111793529 gene encoding uncharacterized protein LOC111793529 gives rise to the protein MSVISPSSISNVSLVPIASYTRKSNSSTRFSFSRKPTKHTLHSQGFLLPLSSSVRLFPNCSKNFFSNHGRRIPIFSATGTDVSVEESDSPVAGEELNRSSELSSAIATNEKDPVKSDAGTAAPTQSKRSRPVRKSEMPAVNNEELIPGATFTGKVRSIQPFGAFVDFGAFTDGLVHVSRLSDSFVKDVASVVSVGQEVKVRLIEANAETGRISLSMRESDERKESSATNDKPAPGRKTSPKARGPKRDGVQKSSKFVKGQDLQGTVKNITRSGAFISLPEGEEGFLPNSEEAFEGFGNLMGGSTLEIGQEVDVRVLRIARGQVTLTMKKEEDNQTSDSQVSQGKVFAATNPFLLAFRKNKDIATFLDERENVKEVATKSVVQKVTEIVEGIVDADQTVADDSTEVIDEAISDDKEEESLPSIVDEAVEVDEPASSADSSAVTQDDSESILSTPEHIVDDVVDAEDKEAEQSPETKASDDNQLAIEQAADKPEVLDDPSSDALVTQDEGESTISRSENIVDSVTDTTEKEAGGSSEVKASEDEQPEEVQVVEAAQPIDGPETDEKVIAPDDETNNLVSSESPVSEDSVVTEKESEESQENLENEIVSASSSEKEEDKPESDSNGSITSLGQSSEEVAENPVDIEAPAENPEVLSSTPVTEEKIEASPEVASKAVISPALVKQLRDETGAGMMDCKKALAESGGDIAKAQEFLRKKGLASAEKKASRATAEGRIGSYIHDGRIGVLIEVNCETDFVSRGDIFKELVDDLAMQVAACPQVQYVMTEDVPEEMVNKEREVEMQKEDLLSKPEQMRSRIVEGRIGKRLEELALLEQPYIKNDKVVLKDWVKQTIATIGENIKVKRFVRFNLGEGLEKKSQDFAAEVAAQTAAKPAVTTPVEEEKPGVDEAKETVPKTAAVAVPAALVKKLREETGAGMMDCKKALSETGGDLEKAQEYLRKKGLSSADKKSSRLAAEGRIGSYIHDSRIGVLIEVNCETDFVGRNERFKELVDDLAMQIVACPEVQYVSMEDIPESIVKKEREIELQREDLQKKPENIREKIVDGRISKRLGELVLLEQPFIKDDSILVKDLVKQTVASLGENIKVRRFVRFTIGETVADSNE
- the LOC111793530 gene encoding auxin-responsive protein IAA27-like isoform X2 codes for the protein MLSLCAGLTDSVPSLETSEMSSDTRNNPGLNLKATELRLGLPGSDSPLRDDGLDDTNGYPHKTSVSGAKRGFSVAIDRASSKWVLPASAGSEPDSTKTGGLFSPRVVTENKTQPPASPVSGAKDGMSTLPKPLLEEKPQLSPPAAKAQVVGWPPIRSFRKNSMATQPPKNSDDADGKMGSGCLYVKVSMDGAPYLRKVDLKTYGSYLDLSSALGKMFSSFTIGHCGSNGIPNRDALNESRLMDLLHGSEYVLTYEDKDGDWMLVGDVPWEMFTESCTRMRIMKSSEAIGLAPRAMEKRRNLN
- the LOC111793530 gene encoding auxin-responsive protein IAA27-like isoform X1 codes for the protein MSIPLEHDYIGLTDSVPSLETSEMSSDTRNNPGLNLKATELRLGLPGSDSPLRDDGLDDTNGYPHKTSVSGAKRGFSVAIDRASSKWVLPASAGSEPDSTKTGGLFSPRVVTENKTQPPASPVSGAKDGMSTLPKPLLEEKPQLSPPAAKAQVVGWPPIRSFRKNSMATQPPKNSDDADGKMGSGCLYVKVSMDGAPYLRKVDLKTYGSYLDLSSALGKMFSSFTIGHCGSNGIPNRDALNESRLMDLLHGSEYVLTYEDKDGDWMLVGDVPWEMFTESCTRMRIMKSSEAIGLAPRAMEKRRNLN